The stretch of DNA TGCCGAGACCACGGTTGGATTTGCCTGCGCCGGTGAGCCCGCGGTAGGCACGTCCTTTGTGGGTCTCGTCGCAGATCCAGTTGAGATCGTCGTCGTTCTGGATGGCTGGGTGTGCCGGGTCAACGAGGATTGCTTCGAACCATTTCTGGCGGCCGTCTTCCCCGACCCAGTAGGAGTTGAGCACGCGCATGTTGCGGTACTTCGTGGATGCGCGCTCCTCTGCGATGCGCTGGATGGACTTCTTGCGCGTGATGCGGTTTACGCCCTGGCGCTTCGAGCGGCGACCCGCTTTGTGGCGCTGTTTGCGGGCGCTGCCCTTGCGGACGCTGATGCGCACGACGACAATGCCCTGCTTTGCCTTGTAGCCGAG from Haladaptatus sp. ZSTT2 encodes:
- a CDS encoding 50S ribosomal protein L15e codes for the protein MAKSFYSHIRDAWKTPGDGKLADLQWERKQDWRKQGAIERVERPTRLDKARNLGYKAKQGIVVVRISVRKGSARKQRHKAGRRSKRQGVNRITRKKSIQRIAEERASTKYRNMRVLNSYWVGEDGRQKWFEAILVDPAHPAIQNDDDLNWICDETHKGRAYRGLTGAGKSNRGLGKRGKGTEHTRPSIRAGQKRE